In Halorussus limi, a genomic segment contains:
- a CDS encoding helix-turn-helix transcriptional regulator yields MRLISKNGRLISELREEVRSKPELAAQLDVSSQTIYRKMRQLNEFGLATRTPDGYRLTEIGEFHARRFVALCDASETVFEVGEVLYEIPGDDLPEIEEFAVAEVTPCRRHAPDAPVEQVTQFISGAQSLRVLLPVFRRGYVDAMAERSDLGTIPVVLEDHAGDRSNGAVERKLDELVSIDAVRVTRTDSRIPVGLFLDEAAKRVAITAIGERGNVAGAIVSSSSSVYDWAEATYDSYDGQVDNTSDAVRPTARDSPV; encoded by the coding sequence ATGCGACTGATCTCGAAGAACGGACGGCTCATCTCGGAACTCCGCGAAGAGGTCAGGTCCAAACCGGAACTCGCGGCGCAGCTTGACGTTTCGTCCCAGACCATCTATCGGAAGATGCGCCAGTTGAACGAGTTCGGCCTCGCCACTCGGACGCCGGACGGATACCGTCTCACCGAAATCGGCGAGTTTCACGCGCGTCGCTTCGTTGCGTTATGTGACGCTTCGGAGACCGTGTTCGAGGTCGGCGAGGTCCTCTACGAGATTCCCGGCGATGACTTGCCCGAAATCGAGGAGTTCGCGGTCGCCGAGGTGACTCCTTGTAGACGGCACGCTCCGGACGCCCCGGTCGAACAAGTCACGCAGTTCATCTCGGGCGCACAGTCGCTACGGGTTCTCCTCCCCGTCTTCCGGCGTGGGTACGTCGACGCGATGGCCGAGCGGTCGGACCTCGGGACGATTCCGGTCGTCCTCGAAGACCACGCGGGAGATCGGTCGAACGGCGCAGTCGAGCGGAAACTCGACGAACTCGTTTCGATCGACGCAGTTCGGGTCACTCGGACGGACAGTCGGATTCCGGTCGGTCTCTTCCTCGACGAGGCGGCCAAACGCGTGGCGATCACAGCCATCGGAGAGCGCGGGAACGTCGCGGGCGCGATCGTCAGTTCCTCCTCGTCGGTCTACGACTGGGCCGAAGCTACCTACGACAGCTACGACGGTCAGGTCGATAACACCTCCGACGCTGTTCGGCCCACTGCCAGAGATTCGCCCGTCTAA
- the thrS gene encoding threonine--tRNA ligase yields MSQITVVLPDGSELELEEGATVEDAAFEIGPGLGRDTVAGVVNGDLVDKASELPDGAKLEIVTPSSDEYLDVLRHSAAHVFAQALQRLHPEARLTIGPWTDDGFYYDVYGVELDEEDLDAIEDEAYDIIDEDLDIERFERSREDAFEFYEDNRFKREILDEEAADEESISFYEQGEFEDLCKGPHVESTGEIGGFALLSISGAYWRGEEDNEMLTRVYGTAFESEGELEEFLERRQEAEERDHRKIGREMDLFSIPDHSPGCAHYHPNGMTIRRELEDYIRTKNDELGYDEVWTPELNKAELWKPTGHYDNFKEEGEMFAWDQDDTEYGLKPMNCANHAHIYDDQQYSYRDLPVRFSEFGTVYRNEQSGELSGLLRVRGLTQDDGHAFIREDQIREEITQTLSIIEDIYGHFDLEVKYKLETKGDNAVGSDEIWSEATDALKDALESQGLDYDVEEGEAAFYGPKIGLDAVDAIGREWTIGTVQLDFNIPERLDLTYTGEDNEPHRPVMVHRALLGSFERFMGVMIEHFKGNFPTWLAPEQVRILPVSDDNIGYAKQLQNRYLGDFRVEIEDRSWTVGKKIQQAHDDNVPYMLVVGDNEEEAGTISVRDRLERERDDVSVEAFRDHLEDEVESKAVEPNFLE; encoded by the coding sequence ATGAGCCAAATCACGGTGGTCCTACCCGACGGTTCGGAACTCGAACTGGAGGAGGGAGCCACGGTCGAAGACGCGGCGTTCGAAATCGGCCCCGGTCTCGGCCGCGACACCGTCGCGGGGGTCGTGAACGGCGACCTCGTCGACAAGGCGAGCGAACTGCCCGACGGTGCGAAACTGGAAATCGTCACGCCCTCCAGCGACGAGTACCTCGACGTGCTTCGCCACTCCGCGGCCCACGTCTTCGCGCAGGCGCTCCAGCGCCTCCACCCCGAAGCGCGCCTGACCATCGGTCCGTGGACCGACGACGGGTTCTACTACGACGTCTACGGCGTCGAACTCGACGAGGAGGACCTCGACGCCATCGAGGACGAGGCCTACGACATCATCGACGAGGACCTCGACATCGAGCGGTTCGAGCGCTCCCGCGAGGACGCCTTCGAGTTCTACGAGGACAACCGCTTCAAGCGCGAGATTCTGGACGAGGAGGCCGCCGACGAGGAGTCCATCTCCTTCTACGAGCAGGGCGAGTTCGAGGACCTCTGCAAGGGACCCCACGTCGAGTCCACCGGCGAAATCGGCGGGTTCGCGCTGCTCTCCATCTCGGGGGCCTACTGGCGCGGCGAGGAGGACAACGAGATGCTGACCCGCGTCTACGGCACCGCCTTCGAGAGCGAGGGCGAACTCGAGGAGTTCCTCGAACGCCGACAGGAGGCCGAGGAGCGCGACCACCGGAAGATCGGCCGCGAGATGGACCTGTTCTCCATCCCCGACCACTCGCCGGGGTGTGCCCACTACCACCCCAACGGGATGACCATCCGGCGCGAGTTGGAGGACTACATCCGGACGAAGAACGACGAGTTGGGCTACGACGAGGTCTGGACGCCCGAACTCAACAAGGCCGAACTCTGGAAGCCGACGGGCCACTACGACAACTTCAAGGAGGAAGGCGAGATGTTCGCGTGGGACCAGGACGACACCGAGTACGGCCTCAAGCCCATGAACTGCGCGAACCACGCCCACATCTACGACGACCAGCAGTACTCCTATCGCGACCTACCGGTTCGGTTCTCGGAGTTCGGCACGGTCTACCGCAACGAACAGTCGGGCGAACTCTCCGGATTACTGCGAGTCCGGGGCCTGACGCAGGACGACGGCCACGCCTTCATCCGGGAGGACCAGATTCGGGAGGAAATCACCCAGACGCTCAGCATCATCGAGGACATCTACGGCCACTTCGACCTCGAAGTCAAGTACAAACTGGAGACGAAGGGCGACAACGCGGTCGGTAGCGACGAAATCTGGTCGGAGGCCACCGACGCGCTGAAGGACGCGCTCGAATCTCAAGGCCTCGACTACGACGTCGAGGAGGGCGAGGCGGCCTTCTACGGTCCGAAAATCGGGCTCGACGCCGTCGACGCCATCGGCCGCGAGTGGACCATCGGCACGGTCCAACTCGACTTCAACATCCCCGAGCGCCTCGACCTGACCTACACGGGCGAGGACAACGAACCCCACCGCCCGGTGATGGTCCACCGCGCGCTGCTCGGGTCGTTCGAGCGGTTCATGGGCGTCATGATAGAGCACTTCAAGGGCAACTTCCCGACGTGGCTCGCGCCCGAACAGGTCCGCATCCTGCCGGTCAGCGACGACAACATCGGCTACGCGAAACAGCTTCAGAACCGGTACCTCGGCGACTTCCGCGTCGAAATCGAGGACCGGTCGTGGACGGTCGGCAAGAAGATTCAGCAGGCCCACGACGACAACGTGCCCTACATGCTCGTCGTCGGCGACAACGAGGAGGAGGCCGGAACCATCTCGGTGCGCGACCGTCTGGAGCGCGAGCGCGACGACGTGAGCGTCGAGGCGTTCCGCGACCACCTCGAAGACGAAGTCGAGAGCAAGGCGGTCGAACCGAACTTCCTCGAATAG
- a CDS encoding class I SAM-dependent methyltransferase translates to MRELPLDDLPKHSPWPARLFGSADGDGDAEYSGTGVSAYDEVYANLLGLLEANPETEFRELQRSANHYAEESPVPISRAESLYLVDVDEKQKLQDEALVASLAGTLDGGETVVALGCGWGYELGVLADAYPDCAFVGGDPAENGVALGRELFGDRDRIRVESFDFRDDEWDLLERVLADEGGDDVVLFSQGSLTALPSVRDVVADTLAEYADRVREGVHLEHVYELHAEESLLGLLRRRYADRRNYNDDLLASLRATGAIEVTSATYDVVGGNPLHPLSEIRWEAV, encoded by the coding sequence ATGCGCGAACTTCCCCTCGACGACCTGCCGAAACATTCGCCGTGGCCCGCCCGACTCTTCGGGTCGGCGGACGGAGACGGCGACGCGGAGTACAGCGGGACCGGCGTGTCGGCCTACGACGAGGTGTACGCCAACCTGCTCGGACTCCTCGAAGCGAACCCCGAGACGGAGTTCCGGGAGCTACAGCGGTCGGCGAACCACTACGCCGAGGAGAGTCCCGTGCCGATTTCGCGGGCCGAGAGCCTCTACCTCGTGGACGTGGACGAGAAGCAGAAGTTACAGGACGAGGCGCTGGTGGCCTCGCTCGCGGGGACGCTCGACGGCGGCGAGACGGTCGTCGCCTTGGGCTGTGGGTGGGGGTACGAACTCGGCGTCCTCGCGGACGCCTACCCCGACTGCGCGTTCGTCGGGGGCGACCCGGCGGAGAACGGGGTCGCTCTCGGCCGGGAACTGTTCGGCGACCGCGACCGAATTCGTGTCGAGAGCTTCGACTTTCGGGACGACGAGTGGGACCTGCTGGAGCGCGTGCTGGCCGACGAGGGCGGCGACGACGTGGTTCTGTTCTCGCAGGGGTCGCTGACCGCGCTCCCGAGCGTGCGGGACGTCGTGGCCGACACGCTGGCCGAGTACGCGGACCGCGTGCGGGAGGGCGTCCACCTCGAACACGTCTACGAACTCCACGCCGAGGAGTCGCTCTTGGGGCTCCTCCGCCGGAGGTACGCCGACCGCCGGAACTACAACGACGACCTGCTGGCGTCGCTCCGAGCGACCGGCGCCATCGAAGTGACGAGCGCGACTTACGACGTGGTCGGCGGGAACCCGCTCCACCCGCTCTCGGAGATTCGGTGGGAAGCGGTCTGA
- a CDS encoding response regulator yields the protein MAPTLLIVDDSDFQRTMVRQAVEDDFEVVAEASNGAEAVEQYENHRPEAVTMDIMMPEMDGVEATSRIKSGDSPPVIVMVTSVDQQSKMKQAVKAGADGYVTKPFEPEDVKAELASVL from the coding sequence ATGGCACCTACCTTGTTAATCGTGGACGACAGCGACTTCCAGCGCACGATGGTCCGACAGGCGGTCGAGGACGACTTCGAAGTCGTCGCGGAGGCCAGCAACGGCGCCGAGGCGGTCGAACAGTACGAGAACCACCGGCCGGAGGCGGTCACCATGGACATCATGATGCCCGAGATGGACGGCGTCGAGGCGACGTCCCGAATCAAGTCCGGAGACAGTCCGCCGGTAATCGTGATGGTGACCAGCGTCGACCAGCAGAGCAAGATGAAACAGGCGGTCAAGGCCGGCGCGGACGGCTACGTCACCAAGCCCTTCGAACCGGAGGACGTGAAAGCCGAACTCGCGTCGGTTCTCTGA
- the gcvPB gene encoding aminomethyl-transferring glycine dehydrogenase subunit GcvPB produces the protein MEYDQARWTDGKTKDGESAEGQYEPLLSEKNSEEVEVDSPLPDDLTRDSLELPALEEPELARHYTRLSQMNYGVDSGPYPLGSCTMKYNPKFTEDVAALPSAAVHHDRSDRSLQGTLGLMHGLQNYLAEIGGMDAVSLQPPAGAAGEFTGILVAKAYHEANGEGDQRDEIIVPDSAHGTNFASAALAGYEVVELPSGDDGRVDLEALEAAASDRTALFMLTNPNTLGLFERDIEEIAETIHDAGGLLYYDGANLNALLGQARPGDMGFDIMHYNVHKTFATPHGGGGPGAGPVGVVSDLAEFLPAPRVREREDQRSESSERASDGTPRATDGGAYERFDPENTVGKVHGFEGNWLVLVKAYAYIARLGDEGLADAAEKAVLNANYLASQVDYEVPFEPFHHEFVASAGDQDAADVAKRMLDYGVHPPTTKWPEIVPEALMTEPTEIEGKDTLDQLAEAFDAVATEDDETLANAPNRTTARRIDQTSAARNLRLSWQSLEGDAE, from the coding sequence ACGGAGAGAGCGCGGAGGGCCAGTACGAACCGCTGCTCTCCGAGAAGAACAGCGAGGAGGTCGAGGTCGATTCCCCCTTGCCCGACGACCTGACCCGCGACAGCCTCGAACTCCCGGCGCTCGAAGAACCCGAACTCGCGCGCCACTACACCCGACTCTCCCAGATGAACTACGGCGTCGACTCCGGGCCGTACCCGCTGGGGAGCTGTACGATGAAGTACAACCCCAAGTTCACCGAGGACGTGGCCGCGCTCCCGAGCGCCGCGGTCCACCACGACCGCTCGGACCGAAGCCTGCAGGGCACGCTCGGACTCATGCACGGCCTCCAGAACTACCTCGCCGAAATCGGCGGGATGGACGCCGTCAGTCTCCAGCCACCGGCGGGCGCGGCGGGCGAGTTCACCGGCATTCTGGTCGCCAAGGCCTACCACGAGGCCAACGGCGAGGGCGACCAGCGCGACGAGATTATCGTCCCCGACAGCGCCCACGGCACCAACTTCGCCAGCGCGGCGCTCGCCGGCTACGAAGTCGTCGAACTCCCGTCGGGCGACGACGGCCGGGTGGACTTGGAAGCGCTCGAAGCCGCGGCGAGCGACCGGACCGCGCTGTTCATGCTCACGAACCCGAACACGCTCGGCCTGTTCGAGCGCGACATCGAGGAGATAGCCGAGACCATCCACGACGCGGGCGGCCTGCTCTACTACGACGGCGCGAACCTCAACGCCTTGCTCGGACAGGCCCGGCCGGGCGACATGGGCTTCGACATCATGCACTACAACGTCCACAAGACGTTCGCCACGCCACACGGCGGCGGCGGTCCGGGAGCGGGTCCGGTCGGCGTGGTCTCGGACCTCGCGGAGTTCCTGCCCGCACCCCGCGTGCGGGAGCGTGAGGACCAGCGAAGCGAGTCCTCGGAACGCGCGAGCGACGGAACGCCGCGAGCGACCGACGGCGGCGCGTACGAGCGGTTCGACCCGGAGAACACGGTCGGCAAGGTCCACGGCTTCGAGGGCAACTGGCTCGTCCTCGTGAAGGCCTACGCCTACATCGCGCGTCTCGGCGACGAGGGCCTCGCGGACGCCGCCGAGAAGGCGGTCCTCAACGCCAACTACCTCGCGAGTCAGGTGGACTACGAAGTGCCCTTCGAACCGTTCCACCACGAGTTCGTCGCGTCGGCGGGCGACCAAGACGCCGCCGACGTGGCCAAGCGCATGCTCGACTACGGCGTCCACCCGCCGACGACCAAGTGGCCGGAAATCGTCCCGGAGGCGCTGATGACCGAACCGACAGAAATCGAGGGGAAAGACACCTTGGACCAACTCGCCGAGGCGTTCGACGCCGTGGCGACCGAGGACGACGAGACGCTGGCGAACGCGCCGAACCGGACCACCGCCCGGCGCATCGACCAGACCAGCGCCGCGCGGAACCTCCGACTCTCGTGGCAGTCGCTCGAAGGCGACGCGGAGTAG